Sequence from the Candidatus Methanoperedens sp. genome:
TGGGAAGCACACTCCACGACAATATCTGCTTTTGATATTAATTCTGCAGGCTGGGAGATCACAGGTTTATTTTCAAGTGACCCGAATAAATTCTCACAATGCTCACTACTCCTGTCATAAATTGCTACAAGCTGTGCGTTTATATTCCCGGTATCTATGGCCTTGCATATCCTGGCACCTATTGCACCGCAGCCGATAACTCCAATTTTAAGCATATATTTACTGATATGTTTCCTGATAATTTAACAGTAGCCTATAAGTCATCTCTGGATAATTAATCAGAGGGATTTGATTATGCTATTAACTGAACTGGAACGTTTTGTTGAAGAAGATATCGGCTACGATGATATTTCATGCAATATAATTCCGGATTGCAGGGTCAGAGCAGAAGTTATCGCTAAGGAATTCGGAATTGTTGCAGGTTTAGCTGAAGCCACGCAGATCTTTGAATATTTTGAAGTTTTTCCTGCTACGGATTTCCAGGATGGGGACCTGGTAAAAGAAAACGAAGTCATTTTCAGCCTCGATGGCGGGGCAAGATCAATACTTAAAGCAGAAAGGCTTGCATTGAATTTCCTGGGAAGAATGAGTGGTATCGCAACCCTTACGCGCGAGTATGTGGAAAGAGCCGGAGGGCCAAGGATCGCAGGTACCAGGAAAACGACGCCAGGATTCCGGAAATTTGAAAAAAAAGCAATCGTGGCGGGGGGTGGAGATCCTCACAGGTATAATCTTTCAGATGCTGTCATGATAAAAGATAACCATATTGCTGTGATCGGGCTTGAAAAAGCCATAACAGCAGCTAAAAAAGCAGCAAGTTTCACGAAGAAAATAGAAGTTGAAGTGGAAACAGCAGATGATGCAGTCATAGCTGCAAACATGGGCGCGGATATTATAATGTTCGATAACATGACAGTGAAGGAAATTCAAAAGGCGGTAAATATACTTGAAGAAAAAGGGCTAAGGGACGGTATCACACTTGAAGCATCTGGCGGCATATCCATTGAAAACGTGGATAAATATGCAAGGACAACGGTTGATGTTATTTCGATCGGAGCGCTAACACATTCATCGAACTGGCTTGATGTCAGCCTTCGGATTAATTCAGTTATACCGGAATCAGAAATTTTATAGGAAAGAATAAAATACTCTTGAGGATATCTAAGGCCACGCACCTGCGGGGTCGTAGGGTAGCTTGGTCCATCCTTCATGCTTGGGGTGCATGAGACCTGAGTTCAAATCTCAGCGACCCCATAAAATCTTTCATTTATTTTTAGGCAAAGCTACTTGGGTCACAATTTCAAATAGATAAGTAAAATATAAATACCATGATAACTGAATAAATTGTGATAGGATGTGGAATTAGATTTGACCAACAAATTATATCATTACAATAAAGGGATTTTGTAACAACGACTTCCAGTGCAAATTACATCTTTTTGCCACATTCCTAAAAGCTGGGAAATTAGTGAAAATTGGAGTGACAAATATGAAAGAAGACGAAATAATGGAGGGTGACCTCACGAATTCAGTTGAGGTAAAAAAGAATCATTTTGTAAGAATGGATAGGAGAACATTTTTAAAAATGGCAGGTGTGGCAGCAGCCGCTATAGCCCTGAATCCTAAGATGGTTGATACAGCTACAGCGTCTACCCTTGTTCCCCAGGTGCCATTTCCGGG
This genomic interval carries:
- the nadC gene encoding carboxylating nicotinate-nucleotide diphosphorylase, whose protein sequence is MLLTELERFVEEDIGYDDISCNIIPDCRVRAEVIAKEFGIVAGLAEATQIFEYFEVFPATDFQDGDLVKENEVIFSLDGGARSILKAERLALNFLGRMSGIATLTREYVERAGGPRIAGTRKTTPGFRKFEKKAIVAGGGDPHRYNLSDAVMIKDNHIAVIGLEKAITAAKKAASFTKKIEVEVETADDAVIAANMGADIIMFDNMTVKEIQKAVNILEEKGLRDGITLEASGGISIENVDKYARTTVDVISIGALTHSSNWLDVSLRINSVIPESEIL